In Carassius carassius unplaced genomic scaffold, fCarCar2.1 SCAFFOLD_58, whole genome shotgun sequence, the genomic window TCAAACCTACAGCAGTTATATGTCACTCACACTCATCAGTTAGCGCCTCACACATCAGTACTGACTCTCACGGATGATTACCATGAACCACATTTAAATACACAGGAAGAAAAAGAGTCGTGCGACACGCTGATGGGCACGATGCATTATCTGACACGGTGACTTTGGTTTCCACTATATTTACTTGTGCTGCCAATACATTTACTGCAATATACAGGACAAAAGTCCATACACCAAACACTTCTCCCTGGATCTCTTTTAGGTTTCACACACCGAAACCATTTGTGCCATCAAGATCACACAAAGTTCATGATTTAGATCGTAGATTGGGGTGAATGAACAAcgttctcttccaccctcaatacccatggctgaagtgcccttgagcaaggcactgaatccccagttgctccccgggcgctggatatacagctgcccactgctctggggggAGGGGGGTGTTCACTtatcactgctgtgtgtttgtgcacttggatgttttaaatgcagagcaccaattcagagtatgggctaccttacttggcaaatgtcaagactttcactttaaaattatttAGATCCTATCATTTTGTTGATTTAAATGGGGAGTAATCTCATTtaatcaccagtaaaatatggagtgccacaaggatctattgtaggtcctctgctattttcaatatacaatcAATATGTGGAccattggtaatattattagaaaatacgggattagtttccacttttatgctgatgatactcagctatatatctcaacgagaccagattcaacttctaaattatctaatctaacagtgtaaaaaatgtaaaagtttggatgaccaataattttctccaattaaatttggataaaacagagatattactcattggaccaaaaaaaaaaaaacagtacacagaatctcttggattacaatttgcaactagatggatgtattGTTCCTTCCtctagtcaaaaatctgggtgttatattagaaagCAACTTGTCTTTAGAAAATCATATAATCAACACTACCAAGCTACGAAAAATGTTACCAGTTTCTGTTGCAAAAAACCTAGTTCATGTATTCATGACCTCTAGCAGATTCCCATTCATTAACTAGACGTCTAATCGGTCATGCTAGGGTTTCATTATAAACCGAAGATATATTTATACTTCTCATATAATACGTTCTTAACGTGGTTCCATGCCAATGTTTTGCCAGTATCtgttaaactaattaaaaacCAAAACCATAATTTGACTCATCAAGTCTGTTTGCGCTGCTTCTTTCATAGTGAAGCGCAcacattattaatacaaatatttacggCCAGTAAATTCTCAAATCACCAGCCACTGACAAATGTGAAAGTTAGTTTTAGGCCCTGCTTGCAAGTGCAGAAATTAGGTAACAAAAGTATTGCAATTTCCCAACTGTAGAGTAAGGTAAAATAATacacctgaagaaaaaaaaaaacatttcacagtgCAATTGTTTTACAATATATGGTTATTACTTTCATaggaataatataaaaaaaaattattctaatttgttCGGCTTCCAAATTCACCAGGGAGACTGAGACACTGCATCACAACTAAAAAGAGGTTTCAGTCCCCAAGAGGGATCGAGGACCACCCACCACAGTCTCACAAAATCCTGTGGGAAACACTgcctagactggactattgtaatgcacttctaggtggttgtcctgcttcttcaataaacaaactacaggtagtccaaaatgcagcagctagagtccttaccaggtcaagaaaatgagccaaattttacagtctctgcactggctacctattaagttctgtatcagttacaaaatattattgctTACCTACAAGGCCTTTAATGGTTTAGCTATTAACaatacaatccatcacgctccctaaggtcacaaaacgctggatttttggtagttcctaggatagcaaagtccactaaaggagataCAGCtttttggctcccaaactctggaatagccttcctgataatgttcggggttcagacacgctctctctgtttaaatctagattaaaaacgcatctatttcgccaagcattcgaataatgcatctcataaattTGGACttcagttatatctgatcaaatgtgcatttttattctttagcttgggttaaacaaattttactttgttggaacagcagctatgctaatgaagtctctatctgtttctctgtttctgctgggatcttcatcccgtggtaactaggatttacacaagctctagtctggatccagaacacctgagaagagatgatgctgacccctcaaaAAACCTgagataaattattttttagaatgcatcatataattatataatattatatagttatataatataatgtattttacataATTGCTGTTAAGTGtttgtctgtttgattacatctttaattgaatttaccatacatttctgccatatgcacataaactgagtcaccactgataagctactactaaatataaaatataaaacgtaATATTCTGTAAaattgctttgcaacgatttttatcgtaaaaagcgcaatagaaataaaatgtaatttaattgttGGTCTGTTTGTTGGGGGAAAACATTGGCAGAAGAGTCAGCAGCTTACTACAATACAGAAAAACTGATGTGACATGTATGATGTATTGCAGAGCCCAATATAGTCATAACCCTATAGCTGAGATAAAATACTTGGCAGGGCAAATTCCACATTTAAAGATGGGAAATCGCCTTACAAGACACTCACTGCGGAGTACCTGAAGAACATTGgctctgtcccaaatggcaccctaAAACCTTGCAGTCTTCCTCAGAGACTGCACATTCATGATGTAATGTCGCTTTGACTGTCAGGTAAAAGTCTGCTGCGGAGCTTTCCTCAGTGTGGGCTCAACAGACGTGTGAATCGAGGGCACATAATGGCCACAAAAGGGAGCATTCTCGAGCACCCTTCTGAAAGCTAAAATGACGAAAGGGACACCCTACAGTCTCATGGGCTTAACAGACACACGAATGCAGTGGCCATTGTAAGTCTGTAAGACcacaagtgcacatgaagtgttccATTTGGGCCAGTGCCTTTGAAGCAACTGGTGCACCCTAATTGTAGATTCTACTGAAATTTCAAACAAATGAGTAAATGTTAGCAGATTTCAGACCATGCAAATATTTGGATTGAGTTATGTTGGGTTATCACATCATTCAGCCAAGGTCAGGTCTCCCGGCTCATGCCAGTCAGTGAGAGCTCTATGGGTCACACTAAATAGTGACCTGAAATACCTCGGGCTTCAGACTGGTTGGCTGATGTACAGGTCCAAAAAGCCATAGGATTATTTTTGAAAAGCCTAAAATCCAAAcctaaaaaataatgttaaatgtgttatttttgccattttttgttAAAGAACTTTAATCCATCTCAGAAACTGAGTGGACGAAAATCAGTCTATATAACACAAAAATATGGGCTTAAAATAAGGCATCGGCAACAAAATGCAAATAGATTTTACAGCAACAACATACAAAATAAGAAAGTGTAGAATGTCCTCATTAAAAGAAGTAAATGAACAGAACCTAAACCAGAGATGCACTTTGCTCCAGCCTTGGTTAAACACACTTGAAGCAGCCAATTATAATCTTTAGGACTACTTAAACTGCAGGCAGGAGTGTCTGGAGCAAGGTTGGACAGCTGTGAGCTAAACACAGAGGGATGGTTTTATCCATAACTACGAGTCACAGAACATAGCTTACTTCTTGTTGGTATGCTGAAAGGAGTCTGGACCGATGACTGGCTGGTCACTGCTGCTCCAGAGGTTTTCAGTCTCGAGGCACCCGCTTCCTCTTCTTCTGAACTAGAAATCACAACCAGAGATTTGTCTTTTGATGGCGAAGGGCTTCCAAAAATCTTCTGCACAGAGTCTGAACCAAAGACGAACTTTGGAGGAGAAACCACATTCTTGGTGCTTTGAGGTGTCTGATCCAGTTTAGGACTGCTTTCTTCAGAGAGTCCAGTACGTTCTTTTGTTGTTTCCTCAAGTACAGCAACTGCAGCCTTGCCACAAAGCATCTCCTGGGTGGAGGCAGGTACTCTTGCAGAAAACACGGTCAGTAGAGTGTCTTTTTCTAGTGCAGTCTTTGCCTCTTCGAAGATTTCACTGAAAGCATTTGCGGTTTCCTGCTGTTTAAATCGAACTGCCAGCTGTTCCACCTTGCCCTGCCCCTCAGCAAAATCAAAGGCACTCCAGATCCACGCTTTCTCGGCTCCTTTCATGGGCTCTAGCTTCATATTGGAAGCAATCCAATGGTTTGCACACAGTTTGAGGACCTGGTCTCGTCTCATCACAAGTCTAACACGCTTAGTTTCATAGTGCTGTAGTATTTTAAGGTCTCCTATACCTCGTTCCTTCCACTGATTGAGATCTTTATCGTAGCGGTATAATTTGGCCCGGTGACTGAAAAGGACTTGCTCATTCTCCTCTCCGGTTGAGACCTCAACAAGATCAGGCAGTGGCACAACAGGCTCAAAGTACTGACCATCTCGCTCTTCCTCCTGCGATGCTTCTTGCTCATCATCTGTGCCAACGGAAGCCTGGCTCTGGTTTAGCTTAGACGGGGACTTAGAGGGACTGAGAATAGGCTGAAAACAGAAACTAAACCCTGAGGATGACTCGCCAAAGCGGAATAAATTTTTAGCAACTGGATCTGGCTGCAAAGGAGTATCACGCACAGAGGAGCTGCCATAGCCCTTGTGCACTTCCTCATGCAAATCGTAATTATCCCATTCTAAAGTGTGTGCGGTGCCCTCAGAATCGAGCTTAACTACAACTGCAGAAGTACTATGACTTGTATCAGCACTTTCATCGTCCTTGTTTTGGGAAGTCAAGAATGATTTGAGGTCCTTAAGTCCAGATTTCATTTCTTCAGCTTTCTGTATAAGCTGGGCTGTTCTTCCAGTGTTTGTAAGCTTGTGAGGGGTCTGCAAGGGAATATCCAAAAGCAGTCGCTGACTCTCCTCAAATTTCAGCTTGAATTCTTCTGCAAGCTCAGGTGTTTTGAATTTTGCCGCAAGTTGTTCTAATTTGGCATCTCCATCTGAGAAGTCACTGGCCAACCACATCCAGGCTCGATCCGAGCCTGAGAGGGGCTTTAAGTTCATTGTGGTTGTGATCCAATGATTTGCACACACTTTCAACACCTGCTCTCTCCTCATAAGAACTCTCAGTCTCCCGTTCTGGTTATTCTTGAGCAGTTTTAGGTTGCCGACTCCTCTTTCTTTCCATTGGTTTGTTTCTGTATCAAATCTGAAGAGTTTGACACGCTGTGAATACAAGACTTTCTCATCTTCTTCACCTGTAACCAGGTCTACCTTCTCTGGCATCTGAACAACAGGCTCAAACTGAATATTGTCattctcctcagttttgtacatttcaTCATCTTGATCGACAGAGGTGTCGGCCTTGGGCCCAGGATAAAACCCTGTAAAGAGCTGCTCGCCAGCCCCTGCAAAGCCTTTGAAAGTGGGATcctcctggccaaactgaaaACTGCCTTGTGACTTTGCCAAGTCAGCGAAACTAAAGGTGTTAGGCTTACCAGTAAAGAGGGGATTATTATCTTGACTATCAGAGTCTACAGGCTGTTCTGAGGAACTTGGGGCTGCCTCtttttcattctctttctctttgtgATGCGCAGCAATATTTTTGAGGAGGTCAGATGCAGATCCATTTTGGGACTGTCCGTCTGATGGTTTTGCCTCAGATTCTGCAATGCCAAACTTAAATCCGCCAACAGGTGCCGGCATGGAAAACGCAAAACTGGAACTGCCTGATGACTTTTCAGCTTCAGTTGTGGAGGACTCAAACTTGAAGGTTTCTAAGGATGCCTTTTCCTTACTTGTGCCAAACTGAAAAGCAGGGCCTGGATTGAAATTGACTTTAAATCCTGTCGCAGCAGGTTGGCTGCTAGAACTACCAAAACTGAAGTTAAAAGAGGAACTTGATGGTGCAGCAGAGGTCttgtttttcatatttgggtTTGCTGTCTGGCATGAAACACAATGACTAGATGAACCTTCATTTCTTACCAGGCAAGTGTCACAATCCCACTGACCAGCTTTTTTACCAAACATGGCAGCTAGCCCACCTTTCGATGCTGCATTAGTTTTTACAGTGCTGCAGGGGGCTTTGCAAGAAACACATTCAGTTGCCGAGGCATCATTCCTCACTAGGCAGGAGTCACAGTCCCACTGACCATCTTTCTTGGCAAACTGAGCACCAAATCCAGCGCCAAATGGGACTGCTGGAGCTGCTGACACTTTCTCTCGCTGTGGTGCATCCGCCTGACTTGTTTTCTTCTCAGCCTGAGCGCCAAAGCCAGCAGATGTCTCCACAGCACCAAATCCAGTGCCAATTGGGACTGCTGGAGCTGCTGACACTTTCTCTCGCTCTGGTGCATGAGCCTGACTTGTCTTCTTCTCAGCCTGAGCTCCAAAGCCAGTAGATTTGTCCACAGCACCAAATACAGTGCCAAATGGGACTGCTGGAGCTGCTGACACTTTCTCTTGCTGTGCGGCATCAGCCTGACTTATTTTCTTCTCAGCCTGAGCTCCAAAGCCAGCAGATGTCTCCACAGCATCGTTTGATCCAAACTTAAAAGAAACCGATCCAAACGTGAAGCCCTTTGAGCTGATATCAGTGCTGGTGGCACTTTTAGCAAAATCTCCAGAAAGTCCAAAAGAAAACAATTTAGCAGGAGGAGTCACAGGCCCAGAGCCTTTGGGTTCCTCTACAGGTTTGACTTGTGCTGTAGAAGGAGCTGCACTGTTGCAGGCCACGCATACCACAGACGTGGGAGCGTTTCTTACACAGCACACGTCACAGTCCCATTCACCCACCTTCTTGGAAAACAGGGTTTTGAGATCCACTTCTTTGGATGAAACCTGAGGCTTTGGAGTTTTGCTTTTCTTTTCAGTCTGTTGGCCTTGTGGGGATTCCGAAAGGAACTTTTGAGCTTCCTCAAATTTAACTTTAAACAGTGTTGCCTCGTCTGCTGTTTTAAAACGAATGGCCAACTGCTCTGTCTTTGGCATTTCATCTGCATAGTCCATAGCGTACCACACCCAGGATTTGTCAGATCCAGCATTTGGTTTGAGGACCATGTCAGTAGTGATATAGTGATTGGCGCAGATTTTCAGAACCTGCTCCCTCCTCATTAACAGACGAACTTTCCCGGAGCTTTTGTGTTTGAGGATTTTGATACTGCCAATGCCCCTCTCTTTCCATTCTTTAGTCTCGGAGTCGAATCGGAAGAGTTTTGCTCTCTTGCAGAacatctcctcctcctcctcctcaccagTTTTCACGTCGACCTTATCAGGTAGAGGCACAATGGGCTCAAAATGAGGCCCATCCTCTTCTTCTTCCACATGGGTGCCATCATTGTCACTTTCACCACTTTTCTCTTCCCGAGCCTCTGAATTCCCTAAAGTTGTCTTGGTTCCACTTGTAAAGCTAAATCTTTGATCGGTGTTGCCAAAAATACTCATCTTGTTCGGAGCACCATCATTGAATGAAAATCCTGCTGCATTTTTACTCCCAAAGGTAAAGACTTCACTCTGGCTAGGCAACTGGTCTTGGGTCTGATGTTTTGGTTCTGGCGAAACCTCAGGTTTGGGAGGAATATCTGATGTCAGAAGTCCCAAGAGGCTTTCACTATTTTTAACTTGAGCAGAAGAGAAGGTGAAATCACCATCATTGGACTTGAAATTGGAGTTGAACTTGAATGCTGTTGAGGATGTTGTTGTTGGGCCGGCAGCTACTCCTCCAAAGTTGGGAACCTTAGCAGGTTCACCTGTGAACTGCGGCCCAAAACTCATTTTGGGGTCGACAGCCTTGCTTTCAGTGCTCCTGGTTGGCTGTGTGGATGTAACAGGACATGGCTTAGTAAAATATCCAGGCTCTGGCAACGTTGGATTGACTGTGGGCTGAGGAACATTGTGACCGTAATACTCCTCACTGTATGGGGAGAGTAAGGATGTAGCTGGTGACTCAAACCGGATGGGAGGACCGAAGACTTGCTCTTGAGGATACATGCATGCGGGTGTTGACTGGAGAGGTGGGGTATGTGTTGATTGTTGGTAGGCATACATATGCTGCTGTGGAGGAAGACGATTCATCCCATATACTGGGCCCTGCAGAGGCAAACAAACAATACTTTGAATTAGattctctgcttcattacagcaGGGTAGAATATTTTGTGTTTACATGAAAATCCCTCCAGTACCTTTGTTGGTGTAACATTTGCAGCAGTGCGTAGAAGATACTGTGAATTATATGCTGGAGACTGGTTGTAGTACACAGAGGGACCTGTAGTAGCAACTGAGACAAATAAAAGGAATGGTTAAGGCATGTCTCAACATGAAGTAAATATATAG contains:
- the ranbp2 gene encoding RANBP2-like and GRIP domain-containing protein 5/6 isoform X2 → MRRSKADVERYISSVQSASPSQKTRPLKGFLFAKLYFEAKEYELAKRHVSEYLTVQPKDPKAHKFLGQLFERDGETDKAVGCYKRSVDLNLAQHDLVLKVAELLCSKPQHDSRAEFWVEKAARLLPGHPAVFNLREKLLSAQSGSNQLYELLQAELKLRPTDTYINQKLVQLYSAEGRLEDAVKHCLAVEKTGILRHCLEWYQLLVSTLQEHLCQPSVSSNEQASRKFHKELLLAQCSRVRLTLTLKDCEESTAAVWSFDCAMQDLKNTATNRTDELAEVFTEMRAHLYLYAGTLLLKRAQDGAQQWRTVLDLAALCYLISYQAPRPKARSLKSEQVSHEPLELLACDRQSQAGHMLLNLSQDVEQLLKDVVESFGNRSGPGHLFDQLFGAQTQEQLSFICNDDIHVLSVHAPKAADLAKWDSGAVMLHAGDLQQLVWLGLQWGLMGQSVSLQDWLKQLFPRLTLETSKLDTNAPESICLLDLEVFVSGVVFCSQTQLQERVKMTSCSQPLEPRCLPLHIMKLLSSDRQREWWDAVYSLIHKRAQPGTSAKLRLVVQHGLGTLRAGEKHGLQPALLIHWAKHLTDAAERGNSFYDQKEYAGRSVHYWKVVLPLLEKVRHKRSIPEPLQPMFMHFQSKDIQPSQVRVYEEDAIISFATLLDIEGNTEEAISKLEQLNSLSSNWHLAKIYQRLSEEAGNGLEETQGRCTDFLLKFRKYLTQIYQANAEDLEKLPVSMEEVMDLLNEVNQQLVGVVDEDQLDYPVTSSPGQPTEGHIKFSTPSSSKSVTSPTKRSVFSPKTPPHWVEDQKSLLQMLCQQVEALKNEVHDLRHNSSDATASSYRMYRDNYAAEGLQETFPAAQTFHGVPLTVATTGPSVYYNQSPAYNSQYLLRTAANVTPTKGPVYGMNRLPPQQHMYAYQQSTHTPPLQSTPACMYPQEQVFGPPIRFESPATSLLSPYSEEYYGHNVPQPTVNPTLPEPGYFTKPCPVTSTQPTRSTESKAVDPKMSFGPQFTGEPAKVPNFGGVAAGPTTTSSTAFKFNSNFKSNDGDFTFSSAQVKNSESLLGLLTSDIPPKPEVSPEPKHQTQDQLPSQSEVFTFGSKNAAGFSFNDGAPNKMSIFGNTDQRFSFTSGTKTTLGNSEAREEKSGESDNDGTHVEEEEDGPHFEPIVPLPDKVDVKTGEEEEEEMFCKRAKLFRFDSETKEWKERGIGSIKILKHKSSGKVRLLMRREQVLKICANHYITTDMVLKPNAGSDKSWVWYAMDYADEMPKTEQLAIRFKTADEATLFKVKFEEAQKFLSESPQGQQTEKKSKTPKPQVSSKEVDLKTLFSKKVGEWDCDVCCVRNAPTSVVCVACNSAAPSTAQVKPVEEPKGSGPVTPPAKLFSFGLSGDFAKSATSTDISSKGFTFGSVSFKFGSNDAVETSAGFGAQAEKKISQADAAQQEKVSAAPAVPFGTVFGAVDKSTGFGAQAEKKTSQAHAPEREKVSAAPAVPIGTGFGAVETSAGFGAQAEKKTSQADAPQREKVSAAPAVPFGAGFGAQFAKKDGQWDCDSCLVRNDASATECVSCKAPCSTVKTNAASKGGLAAMFGKKAGQWDCDTCLVRNEGSSSHCVSCQTANPNMKNKTSAAPSSSSFNFSFGSSSSQPAATGFKVNFNPGPAFQFGTSKEKASLETFKFESSTTEAEKSSGSSSFAFSMPAPVGGFKFGIAESEAKPSDGQSQNGSASDLLKNIAAHHKEKENEKEAAPSSSEQPVDSDSQDNNPLFTGKPNTFSFADLAKSQGSFQFGQEDPTFKGFAGAGEQLFTGFYPGPKADTSVDQDDEMYKTEENDNIQFEPVVQMPEKVDLVTGEEDEKVLYSQRVKLFRFDTETNQWKERGVGNLKLLKNNQNGRLRVLMRREQVLKVCANHWITTTMNLKPLSGSDRAWMWLASDFSDGDAKLEQLAAKFKTPELAEEFKLKFEESQRLLLDIPLQTPHKLTNTGRTAQLIQKAEEMKSGLKDLKSFLTSQNKDDESADTSHSTSAVVVKLDSEGTAHTLEWDNYDLHEEVHKGYGSSSVRDTPLQPDPVAKNLFRFGESSSGFSFCFQPILSPSKSPSKLNQSQASVGTDDEQEASQEEERDGQYFEPVVPLPDLVEVSTGEENEQVLFSHRAKLYRYDKDLNQWKERGIGDLKILQHYETKRVRLVMRRDQVLKLCANHWIASNMKLEPMKGAEKAWIWSAFDFAEGQGKVEQLAVRFKQQETANAFSEIFEEAKTALEKDTLLTVFSARVPASTQEMLCGKAAVAVLEETTKERTGLSEESSPKLDQTPQSTKNVVSPPKFVFGSDSVQKIFGSPSPSKDKSLVVISSSEEEEAGASRLKTSGAAVTSQSSVQTPFSIPTRIYFPSEKKSAQDVSDDDIEIIFERKPTREQAELAARLMLPPTFFCYKNSPGYISDEDSDDEDFESAVRNLKGKLYVDGADGAYDHDSEVTLVWEKRPTADEEQRARRLLLPPTFLCGVSSDSEAEAEKLDDFGTEVQKLQQAQVKPDRWESGSQESSGSSCPAQDTQVKPELSDGGAEERQTDGSRPIDLSTKRSSESDSSTAIGLPFGFTSAGGFSFAELAKTSGEFAFGKKDAGFSWSGAGASVFGSTATQTKGEAEEEGSDDETPHSEEIHFEPIVSLPEVEVRSGEEDEEILFKERAKLYRWDRELNQWKERGVGDIKILFHPEKKSYRLLMRREQVLKVCANHTISPGIELKPMNTSANALVWTATDYSEGDGKVEQLAAKFKTPEVAESFRRAFTDTQMRMSQTDAAQTSAAEALSRDSNPVVFFDISIDEEHAGRVVMELFAHMVPRTAENFRALCTGEKGFGYRRSVFHRIIPDFMCQGGDFTSHDGTGGKSIYGGKFEDESFEVRHTGPGLLSMANRGRDTNNSQFFITLKKAEHLDFKHVAFGFVRDGMDVVRRMGELGTKDGKPTHTITISECGQIL